The genomic segment AGCATATTGACATTGTGTGCTGTAGTCCCACAGCCAGTcacatacacaaaacaaaacaaacacattctaacttgcaaatgtacaaaaatCTCCTCCAACCCATATCATTACTAAATATATCAATACTGTAGGTGTGAAAAATTTTGTTCCATATTTTATGTAGATACAATAGCTGCCCTAAGATTTGTTTTGTGGATTTTTTGTAATGTATCCTGTTTTTAATCATTAGATGTATCCTAAAGTAAAGTCTTTAGTATCCTCCTCAGTCACATTAGTGAAGTGAAGCACACACATGTGTATCTCTAGGCCAAATTCGTTGGAAATATCCAAAGTATGATGAACAgtatttatatcttttatatccAACGTGACTGAGATCTCCTTAATTGTTACTTACATATTTTAGCTGCTTTGAGCAACATGCAGTCagttttttacctttttatataaattaagGATTTTTCAATAATCATTCACTTAAAATCCCTCCAATGCCACAATTGTTTTTGTGGAACCCATAAATATTTGTCAAATACTGAATACTGCTTTTTCCACATGTTATCTGTGGATGTGCAGAAACAATGCTTTCAACTTTAATTCATTAGTttaaattttcattttatctctaATATTGTCGAAAGGTATTTTATATTATGacacttgtatttattttttacatatatgcttatatatttatacatattcatGCAGGCGTCTGGCCGATTTATGCTttgtttatcaatcaatcaagttttatttgtatagcccacattcacaaataacaattcgtctcatggggctttaacattgtgtgacatcctctgtccttaaccctcaacaagagtaaggaaaaactactaaaaacccttttcacaggtaaaaatatgtagaaacctcagagagagccacatgtgagggatccctctctcaggacggacagaagtgcaatagatgtcaggtgtaagaaaacatcatcaggatttttagcagcatccattaggctaaacatttttcaatactatgtgtcaggcagtcccgctgcaatcacagtctctggccagcagcaagaccacgatccagcatcaggatgggatccactataatccacagtcattgtccaccaccgccagttagaatccattatcagctgccgcctcggtcgtggtccctcatcatccgatgccaacgcgacaaaggatcctccattacaacgacgatcagctggcacgatacagaatccaccgaactggatccaccattgcgacctccgacacgcgatccacaatcataatccatggtgcggccacagctgtggccctgcatccccgggcgctaaggcacagaaactccgggaaaaggggtcaagttagtaacatgtactgatcagataagaattatcttgatgtgataaatatggagaaaaggaaggagaagcaggaaagagaagctccgtgtgtcttgtgtcataaattccctgtgcgtcttagcatcatcaggggtttttgccatttaatcaaatttggaacatcgcacaaattagctctaactataagctttataaaaaaggaaggttttgagtctacttttaaacgaacagagcgtgtctgcctccctaactgaaagttagagattattccacagcagtggggcttgatggctaaaagctctggctcctactctacttttagagactttagggacaacaagtaaacctgagttctgggatcggagtgctctagtaggttgatatggaactaacatctctttaaggtaaagaggtgccatatcattaagggccttgaaggtgaggaggagaattttaaattctattctagatttaacaggaagccagtgtagcgatgctaatactggagaaatgtgctctcttttcttagttctcgtcaggacacgtgctgcggcattttggaccagctgcagagtctttaacgacttgctgctggagcctgataataatgaattacaatagtccagtctcgatgtaacaaaggcgtggactagtttttctgcatctttttgcgaaaggacatgtctgatttttgagatattacgcaagtggaaaaacgcggtcctagaaattacttttaagtgactattaaaggacaaatcaggatcgaagatcactcccaagttcctgactgtgtcattggaagcaagggcaatgtcatctagcgcagctatatcattagataatgtatctctaaggtgtttagggccgagtattataacctctgttttatctgagtttaataagagaaaattgcgggtcatccaggtttttatgtccttgagacatgctcgaagtttagttaattgattactttgatcaggttttattgacaaatataactgggtgtcatccgcataacagtgaaaatttaccgagtgtgtcctgataatgtttcctagtggaagcatatataatgagaataaaattgggccgagcacagacccctgtttATTCCTAATAGAAGATTGCGATGTGTCTTCTTTCCCTTCCTGCTGATTCTCTTCATTGGGAACTATTTGGAAGGACTGACATAGAGTGAGGTTCATGtaaatcatttgttttattgtaaaagCTGTTTCAATTACACAGGATTCAGTAACTTTAGTTGGAGGACATGTTGCTGCGATTCCAGGCGTTGTAGTTGCACGCCTTGGTGTAGACTCCAGGCTTGTTCTTCTGGGCACAGCCGTAGCCCCAGGACATCACACCCTGCAGCTGACCGTCTCTCAGGGGCCAGAGTCTCCctgacaggacacacacagagaacaagaCGTGAGCAGAGGTGTCCTCAGTTTTGATACCTCCACCTGAAGAAACAGTGAAGATGACTTTTTAATCTTGTCATCCTCATCAATGGGAGCAGCAACTTCCAGGAGTATGAATTACTtcttgattattattataattattatattctaTAACTAAAGAGGTTAAACACAACAGTAGGAGATGCAGTGTGTGAATATACAGCACTCCTCAGCTTTTTTTTATCCTCTATCTCTCAAGGTCTCCATGCACTGAGCGCTGCGATTAAACATTATCCAACCTGGGAAACAGCAATCTGGTGAACACGTGTTGTGTACGCTAACCTTTAAATAACTACCTGTGCATTACATACTGAAGAGAGATACTGAGAAGGGGAAGCAGACAAAAATAACTTGTTGAGTTTAAGTGTATATTTGAAGTGGAATTAGACTTTAACAAGTATGTACTTCTGAGGACAATATGCCACAATGCAAATTTAGCCTTTAAGCTACTGCTTTTTAGATTATTGTCGCAAACTCAATAAGATCTTAATCTTGGCTAACTTCCTGATCATTTCAGTAAAATGATGTGGATTATAAAGGGAAATTCACTCAAAATACTgagacagatatttttatgcatcattaatacattttattgtaaatTCGCCATATTCAGCTGATCAGCTTTGACTGTCTCGGTGAACTGGAATGAACTTATCTGAGGTGAACAGTGTTAGTCAGATCCTTTCTTTGAGTTTACAGCTCCatatctttttcttctttgttgatGTACGTATTTAGTGTAGTGTCAGTGTCTCCTTTAGACCCTACACAGAACAGAGCAAATACACAGGCGgaggactagtggcagaaacttggactatgggcagaaaaggtctctggttcgactccacggagaaacgacaaaaagacgaacctggatggatctgtccaaaaaaatcCAAGtagattctccctaccctgtctagtgcccctgagcaaggcacctaactcccccaacatctgctccccgggcgccgtatatggctgcccactgctctgtgtttcctgcaccagatgggttaaaagcagaggttaaatttccctacaattgcatgagtgtgcttgtgcatgtctgtgcatgtgtttgggacaaataaatgtatcttaatcttaatggagataacaataaataaaatgaataatagcTAATAGCTCTTATAATTCTAAGGATTcaataaagttgttttcttctcaagattcaagagtttattatcaaatgcacaacaataacattaagcagtcgctggcaatgaaatgcttgagtcacaggctctcttctagcaatgctcaagtaattacaaccataaaatagaaatagtttaaaatagaataaaatagaatatcaaaaattttaaatagaaaattaaatatatataaatatatatatatttatatatagctgaagaaaaaaaacaatagtgcaattatgtgcaatagtgcaaatatgccacggtgctggCTGGTTTGGCTCCATGTACATCAGGGGTCTGTACAACAATAAAGAATGTTTTAAGAAACACTGTGAATACAGGCTGTGTTTTCATCCGTTCATACTTACAGATGAAAATAAACCGCTTCATTTcagaccacaaacacacatgaagtcCATTTGTTCAACATGTCCGACCTTCTGATTGGTCCCGAGCGCGGCCCCCCTCGGTGACGTCATCAGTAAGCGCCGCTGGTGGGTTTGTGTATCGGCTGCTGGGCGAACAGCTGCTCCgcctgtgtgttgctgttgtgttttcgcCCATGTGCTGTAATCACGAGGTAAGAGACACACAGCCGTGTCCGCTTCCCCTTCGGCCGCACACAGCTGACACCGACACCTCACATAGAGCCGaggctaacagctagcagctaacagctagctcCAGTGCAAGATCAGCACCTGATGTTATGCGGAATGCGCAGCCGTTGCGGACGTGGTGCAGACGAAAATGCGCATCGATGCGACAGAGTCGAGAAGCAATGCGACCGCGGCTGTGTGACGATGCGACGCGCTTGTAagcagtgttgtgttgtgttgttgcctTTCAGCTCTGGAGGCGATGCTCTGCCTGGATGAGGCTTCTCACTGTCAAGCAGCCGCTCGGGGAGATGTAGCTCGCCAGCCCCCCCCAGGTGCTTTTAAAAGTCGGTGTGCAGATGTTTACAGTTGCACATCAGCATTCACGAAGATGACTGGAATGGATTGAAGTGGCTGCAGCTTGCCAGAGGTCTCGCTGCTCCAGTCATACACCACATGACTGCACCcccctctgagctgcagccatgaCTCCATTCACATGaagaaaagtttttaaaaacattaacagATACTTTTGCTCATCATAAGCAGTCACGTCCCATAACAGTTTGATGCTGTACACTGTAGAGCCATGTCTCCAGGAGCAGGCTCGGTCAGACCCTGAACTGGTGTGGATGGGGAGGCAGCGGTCCCAATCAGAATTGGCCCACCAGTCAGTTCTGCTGTAAATCAGGTCTGACCCATGACTGAGTACTACGAGGAGGGGGGGCTGCTGTACGAGCAATCACCTCCCATGCACATAAAAGTGGAGTCTCCAGAGGGACCCTTTGGAGGGGGGGGCTCGGAGAACGGCTTCCCCAGGGAGGATGAGGACTCGGAGGGCAGCTGTGACCAGAGCAATGGATTGCCGGGGGGGCTCCCGTTCAACGTGGTAGTGGTGCATCCCAACATCATGGCACCTGGCATGTCCTCAGACGACCTCTTGTCCATCGAGCAAAGTAAGCACTGAATTGGATTCAGAATATTATGGGAAACCAGCATCAGCCATTcaccttgtttattttttggatGTGGATGCAAATGAGAATAGTGTGTATAATATAAACACTTTATTAAACCGAGGTGTGCAGAAGACCCACTATAATCCCTTAAGGAAGACTATGAGATAAATCTATTTTATCTAAGTGGTCCATGGCTTGTCAAATGTAGTTGTAATTTCTCTTCCACACGTGGTATATTTAGCCTCACCTTGTATTTTCCTCTCCCTTTGGGCTGTCTTGTTGCCTCTCTATCTACAGACAGGGCTATGTCAGCTGCACTGGCTGCTGGTGGCTCTGGGAAAAGAAAGAGTCGTTTCAGTGGAGCAGAGCTGGAGGTGCTGGTGTCAGAAGTCACCCGGTGTGAGGGAGAGCTCTTTGGTCCTGCGGGGCGGCTCCGGCGGCGGGAGCGAGAGCGCATCTGGGCAGGAATCCTGGAGAGAGTCAACGCTGTATCCAGAGTCCCGCGTACTCTCCGTGAGGTGAAGAAACGCTGGGATGATTTAAAGAGGCGGAATGGTGGCAGGCTGGCAGATGCCCGGCACCGAACCTGTTACTTGCCATCCAGCAGAGGGGCCTCCATGCTTGGACGTGCTTCGCAGCAAAGCTCCAGACTTCAGCAAGCCAGACAAAAGCAAAACACCCGACCAAAGCCCAGTTTTCCATGTTTCCCGGACTCAGATACAGGTAAAAATAAgttttctaattaattatttcaatgGCTTAGTAGAGTCTTAAGATGAAACTAATATCCACTCTGCTTCTGTccaatgaaatgtttttttcaggtGTAGGAATGGAAGGATCAGAGAGAGATGGTTTAGAAAAAGACGAGGACAATCAAGAACGTGAGCGAGACATGGGAGAGCCTGAATGTGATGCAGAAGAGAACAGCATGGAGGAAAAATTGGGATTAGGACTGGGTCTAGGCATTGGGCCCCCCCCTCCATCCGAACGATGGCTGCCTCCTTCCCCGCTCTACAGTGCTCCTTTCCTCAATGGCAGCCCTCAACCCAGTAGTCCTCAGCCATCGCTTGGAGCCCAGCAGGGTCCTCTTGAAGCCCCTCCACGCACCTCCTGGCTGGAAGATGAGCTGCGAGGATTAGGGGAAGCAGCAATACAACTGGGAAATAGGGTTGAAAAGAGTCTGCAGGATTTTGGGGAAGGTTTCAGACAGGACATGAGAACACTTGTTGCTTCACAGGAGGCATTAACAGACAGTCTACAACAAAACAATGTCCTCTTACAAAGGCTGCTAGGAGTGCTTGAGGCCCAGCAACAACCACAGCAACATCGGGTTCAACAAGtgcatcaaacacaaacatcgcAACAGCACTTACAGGCACAgccagctctgcagcagctggaaccTATAGaaccacaacaacagcagcagcgtgtTGAAACACTACAGCAGTCACAtgaacaaccacaaacacaaatacagcagCAACCGCAGGTCACCCAGCATCCAAATAATCAGTCCGCCTCAGTGGTGGCACCTGCTCCATCGTCCCCTGACACACGTGGCACTTTTCCTTCTGATCCACCCACAAACACAAGCGCAAGTGTGCAGAGGCCGCGGCGAGGAAGAGCTGCCGATCACAGACGCAGGAGACGACGTTGAGAACAAAGTTCTTAATAATTCAAAGTGCACATTAAGCTTATTtggaatttcaaaatgtgacgAGAAGGTATGCTCTTTTTCTACTGACAGTATTTCTGTGAAAATGAACTGAGTTGTTTGGAGTTTTACTGCCTGCTCCAGACCAGTTATTCATCATGCACTTTTGTCTGTGAAGGactaaaacagaaaatgtatttacatacaagATAATGGTATGGCCTTAACATTATCTTGGTTCCTCTTACATATGAACATGTGCTGAAAGACTTCTGTGGAGTGACAGCCTCACTTGTGACTTTCAATATTCTGACAACATAATGTAGGTGCTGTTTAATATGCATGTCCCTGTACATGATTTGCAGAAGTGCTGCAAAGCTCATGTAGTCTTACTGGTTCAGTACTGTCTCAACTCTCCTGATACACTAACTGCATTGTCATAAAGTACTTGTAATCTGCAGTTGTTACCATATATTGTAGTTATACAGCTGTTGTAATGACCTGATTATATATGCTTGTGCTTTTTTAACAGTTTCATGATACAAACTTTTCCAGCTTTGGCTGGACAATAAAGTTAGAATGTGTTCTGTTCAGTGTGTTCTGAGATGCAAAAACTACCTTAAAAAATGAACGATTGGCTGATAAGACAAAACCCATCAGACGTCAAACCTCCCAGTAGGCTTCAGACTAACCTTCATATGTTTCTAGTGGACTTTAAAAGCATACACATGTATGTAGGggctatttattattataacctTGCATGCAGTATGATGGATGTGTTTCTAGATTGTTGCTAACAGCATATGGCCATCTACATAGTTTTGCACAAGCTATATTTGATAGATAGCAAATGCTCTGATGAAATGTAACTCAAATTTAATAAAAGTCAGAAACTGACTGCAAATAAATCAACACCTGACTTGTGGATTTGTCAGTGATCatgtaaaaaaagttattgttaGTGGTTGGGCTGAAAAGTTTAGGTATGtttgattcattcatttgaGGAAGGTGTTTGGTGTGTTAAACATCAAAAtcacagcaggagcaggaaaGGAAACAATCCCTTTATGTGTCCAATTATATTTTCTGAAATAATGAACCGCAGACAACTGTCAGTAGAGAAcgtcttattttgaaaatctcGACCGGAAGTCTGTCTCCTTGTTCGGCTGGTTAGCATCTAGCATGATCTGTGTGCTCTGGACGAGGGGGTGCATGGGTGAAACATGGCCGCCGCAGACCCGTCGGAGTCTCCCACACGACAGAAACACCCTGCGGAGGATGTGGAGACGTGTGCGGAGAGGAGCCTGAAGCAGAGAGACGAACCCACCCGGAGCGGAAGCACCGAGAGCCGCCACGATGAGCGGGGAGTCGCTGCGGGCGAGGACCGCGGCGGTGTCGCCAGCCATTCGGGGGTTAGTGTCTCGTCCGGTGCTGGAGCAGACAACACGACATGTAATtcaccagaggaccagaggacggCCGGGAAAATGGCCGAGGTGGCGGGGAGCAAGCAGCGGGCTTTCGACTGGTCAGAAGAcgaggacggagaggaggaggaggaggaagaggaggcgcgATCACACAAGGAGGAAGATGATAAGAGTGGTAAGCTAACGTTCATAATGTATTTTACTATTAGCTTTAGCTTTCCGGCTAACCTGGGATGTAGCCCTCATTCAAGGTTCATTACACCCTGTCTACTCTGCTAACGTTACTTACCATAACAAACCCGAGCTAGCACTAGGATCCTGCAGTGTTATCTGTGCTTATGGGGGATACATGTGTTAGCTGCACGCACTTTGTTTCGTTATCAACATTGAGATTCATGCATATGTTTGTTATTAGTTATTACTATTATGATgagtctttttttccctcttccaGACCCCAGTAATGTTACAGAGAGGGCTGATAAGGTGCAGCAGGATGCACATGTTGATGGTACTGTAGCCGCTGATCCGAAGGAGGTGCCTGAGGAGGAGAACCCACAGAGCAGCACAGATATGGTGCCTGAGGAGCAGGGGAGCACAGAGAAGGTTCCTGAGGAGCAGAACTCACAGACGAGCACAGAGAAGGAAGTGCCTGTGGTGCAGAACTCTGAGACGAGCACAGAGAAGGAAGTGCCTGTGGTGCAGAACTCTGAGAGGAGCCCAGAGAAGGAAGTGCCTGAGGAGCAGTTAGGAGACGCAGACGGGACGGAGGACGCGGttgaagacgaggaggaggcagaCCGAGGGGAGGACGCTGATCTGGCAGCCAAGCCGAAAAAGTGCCGTCTGGTGTGTAAGGAGTGCGGCATGAGGTTTAACCGCCGCGAGACTTTCAACCTTCACCGCCACTTTCATGCGCACGCGGACGAGCTCACGCCCCTCACCTGCAAAGAATGCGGCCTTACCTTTCAGCACCGCAGCGGCCTCATCAAACACAAGAATGAacacaaagagaaggaggaggaactTGTCACTCCAAAGAAGGAGGTGCAAACGAAGGAGGAGGTAAGTGTTCAATGTGCAGAATGTCGAAGGATCTTCTCCACAGTGGATAAGCTGAGGGACCACAGCTGCATCAATACAGTCGAATATCCTTACCACTGCCCCCTGTGCCGCCAAGATTTCCAGTATAGGATGTCTATCACAAAGCACATGAAGATCCACTCCCAGGAGAGCATTTTTACGTGCCAGGAGTGCAATAAGAGCTTTCCAAACACCACCGACCTGCGCTATCATCAGCGATGTCACACCGCCCTCAAGCCCTATGAATGCCCAGAGTGCGGCTTGGTTTTCAAACACTACTCTGTCATGGAAGACCACCGTCGCAAGCACACGGACAGCGCACGCTCTCACCTGTGCACCATCTGTGGCAAGACCTTCAAGTATAGCagcctcctccatcagcatcaGTATCTCCACACGGGCCAGAAGCCCTTCCGCTGCCCTGAATGTGGTAAAACATTTGCCT from the Limanda limanda chromosome 11, fLimLim1.1, whole genome shotgun sequence genome contains:
- the si:ch211-261d7.3 gene encoding uncharacterized protein si:ch211-261d7.3 gives rise to the protein MTEYYEEGGLLYEQSPPMHIKVESPEGPFGGGGSENGFPREDEDSEGSCDQSNGLPGGLPFNVVVVHPNIMAPGMSSDDLLSIEQNRAMSAALAAGGSGKRKSRFSGAELEVLVSEVTRCEGELFGPAGRLRRRERERIWAGILERVNAVSRVPRTLREVKKRWDDLKRRNGGRLADARHRTCYLPSSRGASMLGRASQQSSRLQQARQKQNTRPKPSFPCFPDSDTGVGMEGSERDGLEKDEDNQERERDMGEPECDAEENSMEEKLGLGLGLGIGPPPPSERWLPPSPLYSAPFLNGSPQPSSPQPSLGAQQGPLEAPPRTSWLEDELRGLGEAAIQLGNRVEKSLQDFGEGFRQDMRTLVASQEALTDSLQQNNVLLQRLLGVLEAQQQPQQHRVQQVHQTQTSQQHLQAQPALQQLEPIEPQQQQQRVETLQQSHEQPQTQIQQQPQVTQHPNNQSASVVAPAPSSPDTRGTFPSDPPTNTSASVQRPRRGRAADHRRRRRR